The nucleotide window CGAAGTAGTCGCTCGACCCCGGGACGTCGGTCAACAGCGACCCGACGAGCCCGCCCGTACACGACTCGGCCGTCGCGACGGACGCCCCGGCCGCCCGGAGCGCCTCGCCGACGCGCTCCTCGATCGGCGGGTCGTCCGCGAACTCGCGCATACGTTCGCTTGGCGGTGTCGAGCCAAATAGTCGGCGGACGTCGCTGGATGCTCCGTACGAGGCGATCGCCGAGCCGTCTCTCACTGTCGACGCCCGCCTGTCGCGACCGCGGGAGTAAAGGGGTGTGCGAGCCGACTGACGGGCGTGAACTACGAGCGGCCGCAGTTCTTTCACCTGATGCAGTACGCCGAGGCGGCCGAGCACGACGTGGTGGACATGGTGTCGGGGAACCCCGACTGGGAGCCGCCGGCCGCGCTCCGGGACGGCCTCCGCGAGTACGCCGACGCGGACCCGGACGAGTTCCAGTATCCGCCGAGCGAAGGGCTGCTGGAACTCCGCGAGGAGATCGCCGCGCGCCGGAACGTCGCTCCCTCGCGGATCGTCGTCACCAACGGGACGGGCGAGGCGAACTACCTCGCGATGGCGGCGGCGCTCGACCGCGATGCGGGTTCGGAGGTGCTCCTCGCCGACCCGGTGTACCCGTACTACCCGGGCAAGACCGAATTGCTCGGCGGGAAGGTAACGCTCGTTCCGACCGAGCGCGACGGCTCCATCGACCCGGCGCGCTTTCGCGAGGCGGCCAGCGAGGAGACCGGGCTCATCCTGGTGAACACGCCGAACAACCCGACCGGCGCGGTGTACTCGCGGGAGACGATGCGCGAACTGGCGGCGCTCGCCGAGGAGATGGACGCGACGCTCGTCTCCGACGAGGTGTACGACCACTTCGACTTCACCGGGGAGTTCGAGTCCGCGCTGACGCTCGACTCCGACCGCGCCATCGTCACGTCGGGCTACTCGAAGTCGATGGCGATCACGGGGTTCCGCGTCGGCTACGCGATACTTCCCGAACGCCTCGTCGGCGGGGCGAAGACCCGCCACATGCTCGTGAACGTCGCGACCTCGCGGCCGCCGCAGGTTGCAGTGTTGCGCGCACTCCGCGAGACGGAGACGGAGTACTACGAGTCCGTCAGGTCGCTGCTCCGAGAGCGGGTCGACACCTTCACCGACGCGCTCGACGCGGCGGGGGCCGAGTACTCCCGCCCCGACGGGGGGTTCTACGTCCTCGCCCGGTTCGATGGTTTCCCGGGAACGATGGCGAACGCGGAGCGCCTCGTCGACGAAGCGGGGGTCGCCGGGATGCCGGGCGATACCTTCGGCTCGGCGCGGGACGAGTGGCTCCGATTCGCGCTCGTCACGCCGCGCGTGGAGGAGGCGGCGGCGCGGCTGGCCGACTACTTCGACTGACTCGCCGGAACTTCTCGGGCCGGTGAGGCCTACACGGACTGTCGGTCCCGCCCGTCCATGGAACCAGGTGCGTCCGCGACGGTCTGGGTTCGGTTTCGTACTTGAACCTTCACACGCGGGCGGTAACTCCGAATTCTGGCCGACCTGTTCGAAACCGCGACCAACGGATAGACAAGCACCGCCTCCCTCCTCCCCCCATGAACGATATCGACGTCGAACCCGTCAACGACGTGGACGAGGACGTTGGGGGCAACAGGCCGCCAGCGGACCCCGCAGGGATGGGAACGACGGTCGACACGGCCGACCTCGCCGAGCGAAGCGCCCCCGAGTACGTGCTGTACGGCGGGAAGGGTGGCGTCGGGAAGACCACCTGCGCGGCCGCGACGGCGCTCGCAAGCGCGGCGGGCGGCACGTCGACGCTCGTCGTCTCCACCGATCCGGCCCACTCGCTGTCGGACACGCTCGACACCGAGATCCTGTCACGGCCGTCCCGAATCAGGGAGGACGTTCCCCTGTACGCCGCCGAGATCGACCCCGACGCCGCGATGGAGGACGGGCTGTTCGGCGACGAGGGGATGGGTGCCGAAGACGATGGGGCGAGAGCTGGCGCAGGCGGTACGGACGCCGCCGGGGGGAACCCGCTCGGCGGCCTCGGTGGGATGGGTGAGGCGATGGAGGACGGGCCGATGGGCGCGATGCTCGGCGGCACGATGCCCGGCGCCGACGAGGCGGCCGCGATGCGCCAGTTGCTCGAACACCTCGACGACCCGCGGTTCGACCGCGTCGTCGTCGACACCGCGCCGACGGGCCACACGCTCCGACTGCTCCAGCTCCCGGAGCTGCTGGACTCGATGGTCGGCCGGCTGATGAAGCTCCGTCAGCAGTTCTCCGGCATGATGGAGGGCGTGAAGGGTATGTTCGGGATGGGCGAGGGCGGCCCGGGGGAGCCGGACCTCGACGAGCTGAAGGACCGTATCGAGCGCCTCCGCACCGTCCTTCAGGACCCCGATCGGACAGACTTCCGGGTCGTCATGGTGCCGGAGGAGATGAGCGTGATGGAGTCCGAGCGTCTCGTCGAGCGGCTCGACGAGTTCGACATCCCCGTGTCGACGCTCGTGGTGAACCGCGTGATGGAGGACCCGGGCGACGTGGCCGGCGCGGCCGTCGACGACGACTGGGTCGTCACGCCGAACCTCGACACCTGCGAGTTCTGCCAGCGCCGCTGGGAGGTGCAGCAGAACTCCCTCTCCCGGGCGACGGAACTGTTCCGCGGGCGCGACGTGAAACGGGTCCCCCTGCTGGCAGACGAGGTGCGCGGCGAGGACGCGCTCCGCGTCGTCGCGGCCTGTCTGGCCTGAGCCCGGATCTCACCGACCCGTCGTCGCGCTACCCGTCGCACTCGGCCGGTTCCTCGACCAGTTCCCTCGCGAGGTCGCGGGCGGCGGCGACGTGCTCGTCGGCCTCGTCGTTCCCCGTCCCCTCGACCTCCGCGAGCAGGTCGCGGACGTGTTCGGCGCGCTCGCTGACGACGGCCGGCTCGGCCGGTCGCTCGGCGAGGTCGCGTGCGACCGCCTCGGCCTCCCCGAGGTAGGCGCCGACTTCGCGCTCGACCGGGAGTTCGGCCGTGGCTTCGAGGTGGTCGTGTAGCCGGCGGACGCGCTCGTCCGTCATCGTTCACCCATCACTCGAAGCTACCCCAGTTTCTTCGCCAGCGACCAGACGCCGTCGGCGAGCCACGTGGGCAGGTAGCGTCCGAGTTCGCCGGCCTTGGCGATCGGGCCGACCGGATAGCGCGCCGCGGGCTCGGTCGAACTCGCGGCGTTGACCACGTCGGCTGCGACCTCCTCGGGCGCGATGGCGCCGACGCCGCCCCCGCCGACGGCGTCGTAGTCCTCGTAGAGCGAGTAGAACGACTCGTAGGCGCCAGAGCGGTCGAGTCCGCCGAGTTCCGACTCGACGCGGTCCTCGAACATGCTGTCGACCGGGCCGGGTTCGATCAGCGCCACGTCGATGCCGTACTCGCGCACCTCGTTCCGCAGCGCGTCGGACATTCCCTCCATCGCGAACTTCGACCCGGAGTAGACGCCGGTCCCCGGGACGGCGATGCGCCCGAGCACGCTCGAGACGTTCACGATGGTGCCGTCCTCGCGGCGGCGCATCGCCGGTAGGACCGCCTTGATGAGCCGGTGGGGGCCGAAGACGTTCACGTCGAACTGCTCCCGGACGGCGTCGCTCGACACGTCCTCGACGGGACCGAGCTGGCCGTAGCCGGCGTTGTTCACGAGGCAGTCGATGCGTCCCTCCTCGTCGAGCATCCGGTCCACGACGCGCTCGACGTCGTCACCGTCGGTCACGTCGAGGGTCGCGATGCGGCAGCCCTCACGCTCGCCGAGCGTCTCGATGTCGGCGGTGTTCCGGGCCGTCGCGTACACCGTCCACTCCTCGTCGAGGAAGGCCTCGGCCGACGCGCGACCGATGCCCGACGAACAACCTGTGATGAGGACCGTCCGTTCCATATCCACACGTCGGCGGCGGGGATGTTAACTTTCGGCCTCTCGGTCGCCGGCGGTTCGGCACGCACGACGGTTCGGTGGGGTGCTCGGAGGTACTCCTCCTCGCCGAAAGGTGGAACTACTGTGTTGGCGTGCGGCGGCCGCACCGAGTCGAGAGCCGCGGGGGATCCCGAGATCGTCCGCTTCCCAGAGACCACTGGTTCAGCTCCAGCGAACCCTACTGTGGTGATGCGGTACTCTCTGACGAACTACTCTCCCTGAACTTCGCGCTTCACTTCGTCGGCGTACGAATCCGCCAGACGCGTCGGCTCCGGGAGCTTGTACCCGTCGCACAGCGACGCGACGAGGTCGACGGTCGTCTCGGCGCTCACGCGGTGGCCCGGGCTCACGTACAGCGGGTTGATGACGGGGTTGTTCTCGTACTGCCGGGACTGGTAGGCGTAGCCGATGACGGTGCCCTCGGGCGCCGTCACGCAGCCGTTCGATTCAATGGAGGCCCGCCAGCCCTGTGGTCGCCCGTCCGGGTCCGCTGTGAGCGTGCCACAGAGGAGGCTCTTGGCGACGCCGACGGCCGGCGCGTCGAGCATGACGCCCATGTGGGTGGCGATGCCGGCCTCCCGGAAGTGGACCCGTCCGCTGCCGTCGAGGGCGTACAGGTCCGGCTCCGAGTCGAGCGTGGCGAGCGCGTCGAGGATGGGCCCGCCCTCGCGGAACGAGAGCAGGCCGGGGATGTAGGGGATGTCGAGCGGGGAGACGGCGTAGGTGCGTTCGACGACCTCGCCGCCACGCATCACCACGACCGCAGAGATCGCCCAGTCGTCGAGGAACGCCTGGTCGACGCCGGCGACGAGGGGGCGGTCGGCGTCGACCGCGGCGTCGGCGCCGAGCCGGTCACCGAGCGAGCGCTGGGCGTCGGCGAGGCCTACCACGTCTGGGTCGAACGGGAGGTCGTCCGTGAACGTCGCCGCCCCGGCCACCTCCCGCTGGAGCGCCTCCATCTCCTCGCGGGAGAGCGCGGGGTCGGGCCGGAACTCCGGACGGACGATCGTGGGCATTCAGAAGCGCCCGCGCCCCGGTCCGCCCGGGCCGCCAGGTCCGCCGAACTGGATCTGTTCGGGCGCGCTCCGGTCGCCCTTCACCATCGCGCCGTACGCGAAGCCGATGACCAGGCCGGCGAGGTGCGCCCAGTTCGCCGAGTTGCCGCCACCGGGTGCGACCGAGAACCCCCAGAGGACGGAGATCACCGCGAACCCGATGGTGAGCACCCACAGCGGCATCGGGATGACGAAGTAGAGGTACACCTTCAGGTTCGGGCGGAGCACCGTCAGCAGGCCCATGATGGCCATGATGGCGCCCGAGGCGCCGACGACGCCGGTCACCGACCCCGGATCGAGCACCATGCTCGCGCCGATCTGGGCGAGGCCGGCCAGCACGCCGGAGACGAGGAACAGGGCCGTGAAGCGCTTGAAGCCGAGCCGGCGCTCCACGACCGGGCCGAAGAAGTACAGCGCGATGCTGTTGAAGACGATGTGAGTGAACCCGCCGTGGGCGAAGACAGACGTGACCCAGGTCCAGACGTACTCGACGTGCGTGCTGGAGAGGACGAAGGCCGCGTCCCACAGTGGGGACGGTCGTCCCGGGGTCGGGGTGGGGATGCCGAGCAGGAACGGGAAGACGACGAACTGCAGCAGGAACGTGACCCACATCAGGCCCAGGAACACGTACGTCATGTTCCCCCGGAAGAAGCCGATGCTCCCGCCGGTGGAGGTCTGTCGGTCCACGTAGGAACTCACGCGCGAGGTCACGCCGCCCGACTCTCGACCGCGTTCGTCTACCGAGTCGTCGAAGCCGGAGTCGAAGACGCCGCCGGGGTCGTTCCAGTCGCCGAGCCCCGGGCAGTCGTGGTTCTCCGGGAGGCGGTGTTCCGAGCAGAACGTCCGTCCGCAGCGACGACACTGGTACGGCATACTCTCGTACTCGCCGCACGCGTCGCATCTCGCCATTACCCGCCCTTACCGGGGGCCGGTAATAGGAGTTGCCTCCGAGGGCCGGTTCTACGCGCGGACGCCGTCCGATTCGTCGGCTCGGCCGGCTCTGGTCGGCTCAGTCGTCGTCCGTCGCCTCGGCGTCCTCGTCCTGGTCGCCCCCATCCGTTCCCTCGTCGCCCGCATCCGCTTCCCCGGCGCCGCGTCCGTCGGGGTCGAAGTTCGCGGGCACCACGGTCGGGTGATCCAGGCCGACGGTCGGGCGTTTGGCTGCCATGCTTGTTCGGAACGTGGCGCCCCGCACCCAAAAGATTACTCATAATTATAACACATTCGCCCCTCGACGTCCATGTCTCCCGGTCATGAGTCGGCTTCCCTGCTCGCGATTGGATGAACGACGACCAGAGGGCTGCCGATCCGACAGTTCACGGAAGAAATCGTGCCGCGGGCGAGCGTGCCGCCCTGTCAGCCGAAGTGTTCCTCGTAGAGGTCCTGCGCGTGTTCGATCGCATCGTAGGCGGCCTGTTGGTCCTCCCAGCCGAGCGTCTCGACCTCCTTACCGGCCTCGAGGTTCTTGTAGGTCGAGAAGAACTCGTCGATCTCGTCGCGGGTCTGCTGGGTAATGTCCTCCAGGTCCTCGATGTGGTCGTAGCGCGGGTCCTCGCTCGGCACCGCGATGACCTTGTCGTCCTGCTCGCCGTCGTCGTCCATCTTCATCAGTGCGACGGGGCGGGCCTCGATGATGCAGCCCGGGAACGTCGCGTCCTCGACGAGCACGAGCACGTCGAAGGGATCCTCGTCGTCGTAGTACGACTGCGGGATGAACCCGTAGTCGGAGGGGTAGTGGACGTTCGAGTGGAGCACGCGGTCGAGGACGACGCCGGGGATGTCTTTGTCGTACTCGTACTTGTTGCGCTCGCCCTTCAGACACTCGACGACGGCGTAGATCTCCTCGGGGGCGTTCGGCCCCGTCTCGAGGTCTTCCCAGAGGTTCGTCATGCACCTACGGATTCCCCGAAAACGGGCAAAGTCCTTTCGACACGCCTCGGAGCGACGCCGTACTCGATTGCGCCTGTCGCGCGCGAGGTCGGAGAACCGTGTCGCGCGCGGCCTGACAGGTAGGCCACACCTGCGATTCCCGGCCGAGCCTTTAACCGCCAGCCTGTTGTCTTGCCGGCCGAGGCGCACGCTCGGTCCGACGACTGCGGGGGAACGGTCCGTCGGAAGTCCCGAAGAGCGGTGCGTACGGCCTTCTACCGCCGGAATCGGCGACCCAAGTTGCCAAGCATTAAATAGCCAGGTGACATCTCTCCTGGTATCGCATGTCAGAGGCACAAACCCAGAGCGACAGTGCGGGCATCGCTCGCGACCTGACCGCGTTCCAACAGAACATCCTCGTCATCCTCTCCGAGGAACCGATGTACGGCCTGGCGATCAAGCGGGAGCTCGAGTCGTACTACGACGCCGAGGTGAACCACGGTCGGCTCTACCCGAACCTGGACGACCTCGTCGAGATGGACCTCGTCGAGAAGAGCGAACTGGACAAGCGGACGAACCAGTACGCGCTCACCGAGGAGGGCCGCCTCGCGGTCCTCGACCGGCTCGACTGGGTGCTCTCGAAGTACGTCACCGACGAGGACCGTGCGGGCGACATCCGCGAGCGAATCGACGTCGAATAATCGGACACGGACCGACGACCGACTTACGAAGGGGGGAAGTCGTCGGCCGACTCGGTCACGAGTCGGACGGACGCCGTTACGGCGTCCCGCTGTTCTTCTGACGGCCAGGCGTTGCGCGGGAAGTACTCCTCGAGGAACTCCGCCACCTCGTCGGCCGTCGCGTCCTCGACGCGCTTCGCGTAGTGGTTACCCATGAAGTCCGCGAACGCGCGGGCGTTCGCGCGGTGCGGCTCGCCGTGCTCGGCGGCGACGCGCTCGACTACAGCTGCATTGTGAGCCTCGACGGCCGCCCAGTCGTCCGGATCCTCGGGGCCGGAGAGGGTGCGTTCGACGGCCCGCGAGGTGTCCTCGATCCGCTCGATGCGGACGACGCCGTCCTCCAGCCACTCCTCCGGGTGGAGGACGAGCGTGTCGTCCGGCTCGCGGACGCGCGCCGTGAACTCGTGTTCGGCGAGCCGTTCGCTCCGGTCCTCACGGTAGGCTTCCGCTTCCGCCTCGCCGACGGCCTCCCGGGCGAGTCGGGTGAGCCGCTCCGCCTCGTCGACGACGCGCTCGGGAAGCTCCTCGGTCTCCTCCTCCTTCCCGATCTCCTCACCCTCCTCAGGGCCCGGTTCGGCGTCCCCGTCCGTCCCGTCCGCGGTTCTCTCGTTCTCAGGAGCCATCGAACGCCTCGTTCGCCAGGTCGTCGGCGCGCTCGTTTATCTCCCGCGGCACGTGGTCGATCGACCAGCGGTCGAACCCGTCGAGCAACTCGCGGGCTCGGACCCGCCGCTCGCGGAGCGTCGGTTCGTTCACGTTCCACTCCCCGCGGACCTGCTTGACGACGAGCTGGGAGTCGCCCCGCACGTCGACCTCGTCCAGGCCGTAATCGCGTGCGCCTTCGAGCGCCCTGACCAGCGCGGCGTACTCCGCCTTGTTGTTCGTCGTCCGCCCGATGCGCTCGGAGCCCTCGGCGACGACGCCGTCGCCGGTGACGATCGCCCACCCGATGGCCGCCGGGCCGGGATTGCCGCGCGAGGCGCCGTCGAAGTAGACGTGGCCGCGGCCGCCCCCCTCGCGGAGCAGCGTCGTCAGTCCCGCCGGGTCGCTCCCCTGGACGACGACCTTGTCGTTGTAGGCGACGGCGGTCGCGCCGTCGCGCTCGGCGCGCCAGCGTTCGTGGTCCGTGTTCCCGCCCGAAACGGCGACCCCGGCCTCCTCCAGCCGACTCCTCGCGGCGTCGGGGTCGCACTCGATGACCGGCATACGCCCCCCTCCGGCCCCTCCCGGCGAAAGGGTTCCGTTCGCGCTCGCGTCGCGTCGTTCCCTGCATCCGCCACACTAACTTTCAAGTGAATCCCGGGGGATAATATAAAAACGCGATGACACGGCCAACCCGCCAGCGGGAGGAGCGAGGGCGACGACAGTGGGAGGACAGCGGGGAGTCGGAGACGACGGAGGAGGCTGATCTCGACGTGGACGACATCGACGAGGACGAACTCGTCCGGACCGGGGACGGCGAGTTGATGCACGAGCCGACGGGGCTCATCCTCGAGGAGGATCGGATCGACCCCGGCCCGGAGTGGCGCGCGTTCAACCACTCCGAGCGCCAGTCGAAGTCCCGCGTCGGCGCGCCGACGACGAAGACGATGCACGACAAGGGTCTGACGACGACCATCGACTGGAAGGACCAGGACGCCTACGGCCGGTCCATCTCCTCGAAGAAGCGGTCCCAGATGCACCGCCTGCGCAAGTGGCAGGAGCGCATCCGGACCAAGGACGCCGGCGAGCGGAACCTCCAGTTCGCGCTTTCGGAGATCGACCGTATGGCCTCGGCGCTGGGCGTGCCGCGCTCGGTGCGCGAGGTCGCCTCGGTCATCTACCGGCGCGCGCTGAAGGAGGACCTCATCCGCGGCCGCTCCATCGAGGGCGTCTCCACGTCCGCGCTGTACGCCGCCTGCCGGAAGGAGGGCATCCCGCGCTCGCTCGAGGAGATCTCCGAGGTGTCGCGCGTCGAGCGCAAGGAGATCGGCCGGACCTACCGGTACATCTCCCAGGAGCTCGGCCTCGAGATGAAACCCGTCGACCCGAAGAAGTACGTCCCCCGGTTCAGTTCCGAACTGGAACTGAGCGAGGAGGTCCAGAACAAGGCGAACGACATCATCGAGACGACGGCCGAGCAGGGCCTGCTCTCCGGCAAGTCCCCGACGGGATACGCAGCGGCGGCGATCTATGCGGCGTCGCTGCTGTGCAACGAGAAGAAGACCCAGCGCGAGGTCGCCGACGTCGCCCAGGTGACCGAGGTCACCATCCGCAACCGCTACCAGGAGCAGATCGAGGCGATGGGCATCCACGCCTGATCGCCGGCCCGACCACGCCTTTTCGTCCACTCCGATCGCTCGCTCACACCGGTAGCGACGCGGAACTTCAAATACGAACACGGGACCAGCACGCCCGTGACCTGACCCCCGCCGCGCGGCGGTCCGCGGGAGTCGCCTCGTACCGAACCGGGAGTCGTTCGAGGCCTGCGACGACCTGCCGCGCGGACGTCCCTTCGCGTCGCCTGTCAGCCCCCGCTTCCGACCCGAATCGCCGGCCCTCCGGACCGCCGTATCCCCGCGACGGGGAACGTTCAAGCCCTCGCGGCGGCTAGGCTCTCCCGTATGAAACTGGACGACTTCATGGAGTTCGAGGTCAACGAGCGCGCCGAGCGCCGCCGCCTCGCCGCGGAGAAGTCCTACGAACTCCTCGACCACATGGAGTCGTTCCAGCACCGCTTCGACGAGGCGACGAGCGGCGACTCCATGTTCGGCTCCGTCTCGCCGTCGATCTTCGTCGGGCGTTCGAACTACCCGAAGGTCTCGACGGGCATCCTCTCGCCCGTGGGCCACGAGGCGGACGCCGCGCGCTTCGAGACGAACGCCGGCTGGTACGAGGAGGGCGTCTCCATCTCGGACGTGTTCGAGCGGCGCACCTCGCTGCTCAACTCGAACCGGGCGGCCGACGTGACGAGCGTCCACGACGCCTGGGACGGCTTCCTCGGCACCCAGCGCGAGGTCGCCATCGCCGACCGCCCGGTGGACGTCGAGATCGGCCTCGACGACGGCCCCAACCTCGATTTCGACGTCACCGCCGACGACATCGCCACCCCGACCGGTCCGCGGGCGCGCGCCCAGTCGGCCGAACTCACGGAGAACCCGCACGTCCCCCGTCCGGTGAAGAAGACGCTCGAGGACGACGACTGGAACGCCCAGGGCGCGATCACCTACCTCTACCGCCGCGGCCTCGACGTGTACGACATCAACACGGTGCTCTCGGCCGGCGCGCTCGGCCGGGGCGAGAACCGTCGGCTCGTCCCGACCAGGTGGTCCATCACCGCCGTCGACGACACCGTGAGCGAGTACCTCCGGGGCACGGTCCGGGACGCGCCCAGCGTCGACTCCGTCCAGGTGTGGCGAAACGAGTACCTGGGGAACGCGTTCTGGGTCGTGCTCGCACCCGGCGACTGGGAGTACGAACTCGTCGAGATGAAGGCGCCCGGGAGCATCTGGAACCCGGACCCGGCCGCGGGCGTCGCGATGTCGAGCGCCCACGAGAACCGCGAGGGCCGGACGGCCTACGTCGAGGAGACCGCCGGCGCCTACTACGCCGCACGCCTCGGCGTCCTCGAACACCTCTCGTCGGTCGGCCGGCAGGCGAAGGTGCTCGTCCTCCGGCACGTCTCCGACGAGTACTGGGGACCGGTCGGCGTCTGGCAGATCCGCGAGGCCGTCCGGAACGCCTTCGAGGGCGAGTACGGCGAGGCGGAGACGTTCGAGGCGGCGGTCAGATCGGTGACCGACCACCTGCCGGTGCCGCTGGGTCGCCTCCGGTCGAAGTCCACGATGGCCGCCGGGCTCCAGTCGAACCTCGCCGACTTCGGTGCGTAGGACTTACTGTACCGCCCCTTCACGGGGGAGCTATGGTCCCACTGTTCGGCGCGGTCCCCGGCGGCCCGGAGATGCTCATCATCCTCCTCGTGCTCGTGTTCCTGTTCGGCGTTCCGCTCGTGCTGCTGCTCGGCGGCGCGGCGCTCGGCGCGAAACTGTTCGCCGACTCCGGCGCGGACGACGAGCGCGTCGACCGACTCGCGGAGGAACTGGCGGAGACGAAGGCCGAACTCCGGGAACTCCGCGAGCGACAGGAGGGCGGTCCTGACGGGACGGACGACGTCCCCGATTCGACCGATCAGACGGAGTCGAGGTCGTCGTAAGCGGCGTCGACCATCCGGCCGGTCTCGGCGACGATCTCGTCCATCGCGTCGGCGTCGGCGTCGAGGCCGAGCAGTCGTCCGATGCGCATGATACTCACGTGGTACACCGTCTGGACGCCCGGTTCCTCCTGCCAGACGACGACGTTACACGGGAACAGTGCGCCGAGCCGTTTGTCCGTCGCGTCGAGCACGCGGTCCGCCATCTCGGGGTTGCACGCCCCCAGGACGTAGTACGGGTCGCGGTCCGCGCCCACCTTCTCGTTGAGTAGCTCGGAAGGGGAGAACTCGACCGGCACGCCGAACCCGTGTTCGAGGAACGTCTCACGGACGTGCTCGACGGCCTGCTCGTGGTCCATCTCCAGCGTCGCCCGCTTCTCGCCGATGTCGCCCGAAGATATCGCTTCCGGGTCTAACGGGAGCTTCATACCCAGCGGTTCGGGGCTGGGGAGGAAAAGCTTACTCGGCCGTCTCGACTGGGCCGCGGCCGATGACGTCGCCCACGGCGGAGACGAACGTCTGGCGCCGATCGAAGTACGTCACGTCGATGGAGTCGAGCACGCCGCGGAGTTCGCGAGGGCCGTCGGGCGTCCGGATGACCGCGTCGCCCTCCTTCTCGACGATACGGGACTTCTCCTGGGGCCAGGTGAGCCGCGAGGCGACCCGCGCCAGGGGGGCGCCCTCGACGTCGGGCCCCTCGCCGAGTTCGACGGCGGGCTCTTCGGCTTCCTCGGATTCGTCGTCGGCCATGCACGCGGGTTCGACAGCGTCGGGTGTAATCCTTTCCGTTCGCGGCGTCTCCCCCCTCGAGTGGGAGACGGGAAACTCTTCAACGGGTTCGTGCAAGCGGAGGGATACCGAGCCGGCGACCACTTTCACTCCGCGCAACACGCGTCTGACATACTGTTTTGTGTGATGGTCTCATAGGGCGCCTCATGACCAGTCTCGCGGAGGTGTACGAGGGCAAGGTCGGCGAGTACGCCAGCCTCCGGCGGCTGTATCTCGGGGTGGGGTTGTTCCTTCTCGGCGCGCTCCTCGTCGTCTGCGGTATCGTCGTGGCGGGGACGGACCCCGCCATCGACGCGCTCGGACTCACCGAAGCCCGGCAGTACGGCGGCGTGCTCGGCGGCCTGGGTGTCCCGGCCGTGTTCCTCGGCATCTTCACCGTGCTGCCCGCGGAACGCCGGACGCGCGCTGCGGCGGTCGTCGGCGCCGGCGTCGCCGTCCTCGGCGTCGCGCTGTTCGCCCACGCGTACCCCTGCCAGTGGTCCGGGTCGAACTGCGGCGCCGGCCTCGTGGACCTCACAATCCCGACCGCGGCCGTCTACTTCCTCGGCAGCATGACCACGTTCTGGTGCCTGTTCGTCGGGGTCGCGAACTTCAAGTCGCGCAACGACCCCGGCGGCACCGTCCGCCTCCAGGTCACCCGCGAGGGCGAGACGGAGATCATCGAGGTGCCGCGTTCGCAGGTCTCCGAGGTCCAGGGCGCGAAGGGCGCCATGGGCGGGCTCGGCGGCATCGGATTCATGGGCAACACCCCCGACGGCGACGTCGAGACGCAGACCAACCGGGGAGGCACGCGCCGAGCAGGCCCCGCGACGGGCGCCGACCCGGCCGCGAGCGACGGCGGCGCCTCGACGCAGGACATCCGGTCGCTTCGGGACGACACGAGTCCGTCGGCCTCCACCGAGTCCACGACGAGCACGCGGTCGCCATCGGCGCCGTCGTCACCCTCGAACCCCCGACCGTCGCCGACCGAACCTGCGTCGTCCTCGGCCGGCGGGTCGGCCGCCTCCGCGTCCGGTCGCACCGGTAACGCCGGGGGAGGTGCCGACGGCCGGGCGAAGAACGCCGGCGACGCCT belongs to Halorarum halophilum and includes:
- a CDS encoding pyridoxal phosphate-dependent aminotransferase, which produces MNYERPQFFHLMQYAEAAEHDVVDMVSGNPDWEPPAALRDGLREYADADPDEFQYPPSEGLLELREEIAARRNVAPSRIVVTNGTGEANYLAMAAALDRDAGSEVLLADPVYPYYPGKTELLGGKVTLVPTERDGSIDPARFREAASEETGLILVNTPNNPTGAVYSRETMRELAALAEEMDATLVSDEVYDHFDFTGEFESALTLDSDRAIVTSGYSKSMAITGFRVGYAILPERLVGGAKTRHMLVNVATSRPPQVAVLRALRETETEYYESVRSLLRERVDTFTDALDAAGAEYSRPDGGFYVLARFDGFPGTMANAERLVDEAGVAGMPGDTFGSARDEWLRFALVTPRVEEAAARLADYFD
- a CDS encoding ArsA family ATPase yields the protein MNDIDVEPVNDVDEDVGGNRPPADPAGMGTTVDTADLAERSAPEYVLYGGKGGVGKTTCAAATALASAAGGTSTLVVSTDPAHSLSDTLDTEILSRPSRIREDVPLYAAEIDPDAAMEDGLFGDEGMGAEDDGARAGAGGTDAAGGNPLGGLGGMGEAMEDGPMGAMLGGTMPGADEAAAMRQLLEHLDDPRFDRVVVDTAPTGHTLRLLQLPELLDSMVGRLMKLRQQFSGMMEGVKGMFGMGEGGPGEPDLDELKDRIERLRTVLQDPDRTDFRVVMVPEEMSVMESERLVERLDEFDIPVSTLVVNRVMEDPGDVAGAAVDDDWVVTPNLDTCEFCQRRWEVQQNSLSRATELFRGRDVKRVPLLADEVRGEDALRVVAACLA
- a CDS encoding SDR family oxidoreductase, which codes for MERTVLITGCSSGIGRASAEAFLDEEWTVYATARNTADIETLGEREGCRIATLDVTDGDDVERVVDRMLDEEGRIDCLVNNAGYGQLGPVEDVSSDAVREQFDVNVFGPHRLIKAVLPAMRRREDGTIVNVSSVLGRIAVPGTGVYSGSKFAMEGMSDALRNEVREYGIDVALIEPGPVDSMFEDRVESELGGLDRSGAYESFYSLYEDYDAVGGGGVGAIAPEEVAADVVNAASSTEPAARYPVGPIAKAGELGRYLPTWLADGVWSLAKKLG
- a CDS encoding endonuclease V translates to MPTIVRPEFRPDPALSREEMEALQREVAGAATFTDDLPFDPDVVGLADAQRSLGDRLGADAAVDADRPLVAGVDQAFLDDWAISAVVVMRGGEVVERTYAVSPLDIPYIPGLLSFREGGPILDALATLDSEPDLYALDGSGRVHFREAGIATHMGVMLDAPAVGVAKSLLCGTLTADPDGRPQGWRASIESNGCVTAPEGTVIGYAYQSRQYENNPVINPLYVSPGHRVSAETTVDLVASLCDGYKLPEPTRLADSYADEVKREVQGE
- a CDS encoding rhomboid family intramembrane serine protease, with the translated sequence MARCDACGEYESMPYQCRRCGRTFCSEHRLPENHDCPGLGDWNDPGGVFDSGFDDSVDERGRESGGVTSRVSSYVDRQTSTGGSIGFFRGNMTYVFLGLMWVTFLLQFVVFPFLLGIPTPTPGRPSPLWDAAFVLSSTHVEYVWTWVTSVFAHGGFTHIVFNSIALYFFGPVVERRLGFKRFTALFLVSGVLAGLAQIGASMVLDPGSVTGVVGASGAIMAIMGLLTVLRPNLKVYLYFVIPMPLWVLTIGFAVISVLWGFSVAPGGGNSANWAHLAGLVIGFAYGAMVKGDRSAPEQIQFGGPGGPGGPGRGRF
- a CDS encoding inorganic diphosphatase — translated: MTNLWEDLETGPNAPEEIYAVVECLKGERNKYEYDKDIPGVVLDRVLHSNVHYPSDYGFIPQSYYDDEDPFDVLVLVEDATFPGCIIEARPVALMKMDDDGEQDDKVIAVPSEDPRYDHIEDLEDITQQTRDEIDEFFSTYKNLEAGKEVETLGWEDQQAAYDAIEHAQDLYEEHFG
- a CDS encoding PadR family transcriptional regulator, which produces MSEAQTQSDSAGIARDLTAFQQNILVILSEEPMYGLAIKRELESYYDAEVNHGRLYPNLDDLVEMDLVEKSELDKRTNQYALTEEGRLAVLDRLDWVLSKYVTDEDRAGDIRERIDVE